The genomic DNA TCTTATTAAGAAAAATACCTCACGGATTATTTATTTGTGGCGTTAGAGACGAGGATAAAAATGAAGTGAATGGATTTACTGCAAGTTGGGTGACTCAAGGTTCTTTCACCCCACCATTAGTTGTTATGGCTGTTAGAGCAGAGGGTTCTAGTCATGAAATAATAAAGTCAACCAATAAGTTCTCATTAAATGTGCTCAAAAGTGATCAAAAGGATCTAGCGGCTGTTTTCTTTAAACCTCAAAAAGCATTAGGAGGTAGATTTGAATCTGTTGAATTTAATTTAGGTGAGCTTGGATTGCCTATTTTAGTTGATAGTGTTGGTGGTGTTGAATGTAATGTTGTTGGAAGTGTTATGCATGGAGACCATACCGTTTTTGTAGGAGAGGTGCAATCTGCTTATCTGAATAATGATGTTGACTCACTAAATTTATCTTCAACTGGCTGGAATTATGGAGGTTAACCACTATAAATGAGTAATTCCTCTATCGAAAAAATAAATAACAAATATAATTTTAAAATTGAATATAAATTAATTAATAATAAGGAGTTATTAAAATCAAGATTATCCGAAATTCCAAAGTCATCTGGTTGTTATCTTTTTAAAGATATTGATAATAACTTACTTTATATCGGTAAATCTAAAAAACTACGCAGTAGAGTAAGTAGTTATTTCAATAATTATTCAGATTTAACTCCCCGATTAAGTTTGATGGTTCGTCAAATAACTGAAATAGAAATAATAGTCACAGATAGCGAATATGAAGCATTAAATTTAGAGTCAAATTTAATTAAAACAAACAAACCATATTTTAATATTCTTTTAAAGGATGATAAGAAATATCCATATCTTTGTATAACTTGGAGTGAAAAATATCCTCGAATATTTATTACAAGAAGAAGAAGAAATAGAAATAATTTAGATAGATATTATGGACCTTATGTTGATGTCGGATTATTAAGGAGAACATTATTTACGATAAAAAAAATATTTCCACTTAGACAAAGACCAAGGCCAGTCTATAAAGATAGAACTTGTTTGAATTATTCAATAGGAAGATGTCCAGGTGTTTGCCAAGAAGTTATATCATCTGACGATTATAAAAAAATAATGAAACAAGTATCTATGATATTTCAGGGAAGAAATGATGACTTAGAAATATTTTTACAACAAAAAATGCTGCAATTTTCAAATGATTTAGATTATGAGAATGCAGCAAAAATAAGAGACCAAATTTCAGGTTTAAAATTATTAACTGAATCACAAAAAATATCAATACCAGATTCTTCAATTAATAGAGATATCTTTGGAATAGTTTCAGAAAAAAATGTAGCTAGTATACAAATTTTCCAAATGAGATCAGGTAAGCTCATTGGGAGAATTGGCTATAGTCAAAAATTAAATAATGAAGATGAAAATCTTATTTTACAAAAGATATTAGAAGAGCATTATATGAATGTTGAACCTGTAGAAATACCATCAGAAATTCTTATTCAATATAACCTTCCAAAACAAGCAACCATAGAGGATTGGTTAACGGAGCTAAGAAAAAAGAAAGTAAAAATCCTAATCCCAAAAAGAAATAAAAAACATGAAACTGTAGAAATGGTTTTAAAAAATGCGAAATTGGAATTAGATAGAATATTAAATGGGATACAAGATAATGAATCATCAATTGAGGATCTTGCCCAAATACTTGAATTAAGCGAACAACCTAAAAGAATTGAAGGCTATGATATAAGCCATATTCAAGGTAGTGACCCTGTAGCATCACAAGTAGTTTTTATTGATGGGGTTCCTTCTAAACAGCATTATAGGAAATATAAAATTAAAGATCCAAACGTTTTTATAGGACATAGTGATGATTTTGCTTCGATATATGAAGTAATACAAAGAAGGTTTAAAAAATGGTCAAGATTTAAAGAAAGCGGAGGGGATTTTTCAATATTAAATGATAAAACGAACAGTAAATTAGACAATGAACTTCTATCAGATTGGCCTGATTTAATAATGATTGATGGAGGAAAAGGACAGTTAAATGCAGCTATTAAAGCATTAAAAGAATTAAATCTTGAGGAAGAAGTAACTATATGTTCATTGGCAAAAAAAAATGAAGAAATATTTATTCCAGGATTTACTAAGTCTCTTGATACTGATGAAAATCAAAAAGGAGTTCTTCTATTAAGAAGGGTAAGAGATGAAGCACATAGATTTGCATTATCTTTTCATAGAGACAAAAGATCTAAAAGAATGAATAGATCTCAATTGTCCCAAATCAGTGGATTAGGACCATCAAGAATAAGAGAATTGCTTGAGCATTTCAAATCAATAGACGCGATAAGAATAGCTAGTAAGGAGGATTTATCAAAAGTTAAAGGACTTGGAAAAAATTCAGTTAATGATATATATGAATATTTTAACGAGTTATAAATATTAATTAAATTTTGAAAAATAGATTTCTTGATATTGTTAAATATAACTATATTAAAAACATATATTTTTAAATTAATCTAGTAATTTGGCAGCTGAAGCATATCTCTGGTTTAAATCACTTCACATTATTGGTGTAATCGTTTGGTTTGCGGGACTTTTTTATTTAGTAAGACTTTTTATATATCATGAAGAATCTAAAAATATGGATAATGAATTAAAAATTGCCTTTAATAAACAATACACCTTGATGGAAAAAAGGCTGGCGAATATAATTACAACACCCGGGATGATATTAGCTTTAAGTATGGCTATTTGCATGGTTATTATGCAACCAAGTTGGTTAAGTGAGAAGTGGTTGCAAATTAAAATTTCTTTTGTTTTGGGATTAGTAATTTATCATTCTTATTGTTATAAAATAATGTATTCATTACAAAATGGTACTTCAACCATTTCAGCAAAAAACCTTAGATTATTAAATGAATTGCCTACTTTATTATTATTTATAATTGTACTTTTAGTTATTTTTAAAAATAATTTTCCAACTAGTATTGCTACATGGAGCGTAGTTGGACTAATTATTTTCATGTTGGCTTCAATTCAATTATATGCAAAGATTAGAAAGAAAAATGAGAATTCATTAAGTAATGAATAGGGAAGACTTAGTAAAATTAACTTCCAATATTAATAAAAATAGTTGTCCTAATAATATTAATTTTCACTGTCATACAAAATTTAGTGATGGAAGTTTAGAACCATATGAACTTTTAGATCAAGCTTATAAAAATAACTTGAAATTTTTATCAATAACCGATCATCATACAATTAAAGCTCATGAATATATAAAAAAAAATAATATACTCAAAAATTATCCTAAAGATTCCTTTACATTAATTTCGGGAATAGAAATTAATTGTTTGATTTTAGGATGTTTAGTACATGTAATTGGATTGGGAATAGATATAAAAAGTAAATACCTAAATCCCTACATCCTTGGAGAGTCTCCAATAGGTAATGATTTAAATATTAAATCAGTTATAAAATCAATAAATTTAGCTGGTGGTTTATCATTTCTTGCACATCCAGCGAGATACAGGATTCCCTTTTATAAATTAATTCCAGAGGCCAAAATACAAGGTATTGATGGAATAGAGGTTTGGTACGATTATGAACTTAATGAAGTATGGAATCCTAGTTTATTTGTATGTTCAGAAATAGATAAATTAGCAGATAAATATTCAATGCTAAAAACATGCGGAACAGATAGTCATGGACTTTCGCTATTAGGTAGATAATTTAGAATTCATTTTTTTCAATTATTGAATCAGTATTAATAATTATGTTCTTTAAATTTTCAATGACATCTGATGAAGAATTATTCCACATTTTTCTATTTACAATTTCAAGAAATCTTTGTGCAATATCTCTTAAAGCCCATGGATTATTCTCTAGAAAGAAATTCCTAAGATCCAGATCACATAACCATGATTTATAAACTTCATCATAACACCAATCTGAGACTACTTCAGTAGAAGCATCAAAAGCATATAAGTAATCTAGTGTAGCTGAAAATTCAAACGCTCCTTTATAACCATTATCCTTCATTCCATTTATCCATTTAGGGTTAAGTATTCTTGATATAACAACTTTATTAATTTCATCTTGTAATTTTGAAATTTTGGATAATCCAAATTTTGATAAATCACCATGATACATTTCAGGAAATTTACCGCTCAATTTTTTTACTGCTGAAGATAAGCCACCCTGAAACTGATAATAATCATCAGAATCTAAAATATCATGTTCCTTATTATCTTGGTTATGAACAACTAACTGAACATTTTTAAGAGCATTTTCTAATGATTTTTTATCCTCTATAGGTTCAAGATTATCACTGTAAATCCACTTACTCCAATTAAGAAAAGATTCTCCAAAATCATCAATATTTTCCCAATTAGAATTAGAAATTAGTTCTTGTAGTCCAGCTCCATATGAACCTGGCGCTGAACCAAATATACGATTAATTGAATCACCATCCCTTGATGCCCCAGCAAGAGGGTTAAATTTATCATCCTCATTAAGATTAGAAACAAGATTTATTGCTTTAGAAGTTAATTTTACTAACTGTGGAAATGCATCTCTAAACATTCCTGAAATCCTTAAAGTAACATCAACCCTTGGTCTTTCGAGAACAGATAAAGGAATGATTTCTAGATCTACTACTCTTCTAGAGGGCCCATCCCAAATAGGCTGTACTCCTAATAAATATAGTATTTGACAAATGTCTTCACCACCATTTCTCATTGTGGATGTTGCCCATACAGATATTGCTATATTTTTTAAATCTTCTCCATTATCTTGTTTGTATAAATCAAGTATTTGTGAGGCGGATTGACAACCAACACTCCATGCTGATTCAGTTGGCAGTCCTCTCGAATCAACTGAAAAGAAATTTTTACCAGTGGGTAAAGCTTCAGTTTTACCTCTCGTAGGGGCTCCAGATGGACCACTTTTTACATATTGTCCATTTAACGAATTAATAAATGATAATTTCTCATTATATGAAGAATTAATGATTGGATATAGAATCTCTTTTTTTAATAATAAAAAATACTTATTATGTTTTTTTTCATTAAAGAAATAGTCTATTATTTTCTGATTTTTATATTTCTCAAGATTTTTTATATTGATATTCTTTTTGTAAAAAAACAAATATATTAAATACTTTGCTTGTTGTTCCAAAAAATCAATAGCCATTCTAAAGTTTAAAATGTTTTTGTTGGAAAAAGTCAATAATATTTTTTTATCCTTTTCACTTAACTTTTGATCATATATATTCGTCCAAGGATCCAAATCTAGTTTTAAATGTTTTGCTATATATTGAACAATCCCAATTCTATTGGCATTTGGCACTCTAGCGACACACAAGAATAAATTTATTTCATTAATGTCATTCTGCCTATTACCAAAAATATGCAAACCTGTCCTAATTTGAGATTCTTTAATTTTGCAAAGAAAAGAATCAATCTCTTCAATTTGATTATTTTTATTATTTAAAGTGATTTCGTTAAAATCTTTTTTAATTAATTCAAAAATGGATTTTTCTATAATTTCAATCCGATTAGAATTTAATAATTTTGCTTCAAAATATTCGTCTAAATAATTTTCTAATATTGAATATTTTCCATATAATTCTGACCTATCCAAAGGAGGGGTTAAATGATCAATAATTGTTGCAGCAGTTCTTCTTTTAGCTTGGGATCCTTCCCCAGGATCATTTACGATAAAAGGATATATGTTTGGAATTGCTGGACAAATAATATTTGGAAAACATTTATTACTGAGACCTATAGATTTGCCAGGTAACCATTCAACAGTCCCATGTTTACCAATATGGCAAATAGCATTTGCGTTAAAAACTTTTTCAATCCAAAAATATTGTGCTAAATATCTATGGGGAGGTGGAAGATCGGGAGAATGAATATCTCTATCAGTGAAAGAGTCATAACCTCGTTGAGGTTGAATCAATAATGTTATTTTTCCAAATCTAATACCATTTATTGAGAAGCCTTCATTATCAAGATCGATCGCTTCTGATGGTTTGCCCCAACGGTTAACAATAATATTTTTTGGTTCAAGTTCTAAATAATTCCAATATTTTAAATATTCACTAAGTGGTAAGTAATCTAATGGTTTATTATTTTGAGATTCAATATCATTAGTTCTAGTTTTTATAAGTATTGACATTAATACCGAAGAATCTTGAGGGTAATTACAAGATCCAAGATCATAACCTTCTTCTTTTAACCAGTTAAGAATATTTATTATCGAAGATGGTGTATTAAGACCAACACCATTACCGATTCTTCCATTCTTTACTGGATAATTACTTATTATTAAACAGATTTTTTTTTCAAAATTATTAAGTTGTTGAAGTTTCACATAATTTGTTGCGAATTTTGAAATCCATTTAATACCTACTTGATCAGCTTTGTAACTGGTTATTTCACTGTAGAGTGTATTTTTTTTAGAAATTATTTCTTTAAATGCTGAAGGACAGGTAGTAATCCTTCCATCAAATTCAGGAATAATTATTTGCATCAATAAATCAGATGAATTCATTCCAATGGATGAATTTAACCAATTTTTTCTTGATCTATTTGAAGAGAGAAGCTGTAAAATTGGAATTTTAAGAGAAGTAAAAATATTTGTAGAATTTTCAATTAATTCGTTATTTTTGATTTGAGATGAAGAAAATGAAGTTGTGGTAATTATTAATTTAATATCTTCCTTTTTAAAAATTTCTATTAATTTCTTTTGAATAATATGATCTTTTAGTGTTGAAATAAATAACGTTTTAGGCGATAGTCCGCATCTTCGTAACTGCAAGTTAAGTTTTTCGTTTACTTCAATTTCATTAGCCAAAAAAAGTGATTTATAGGATATTATTCCAATCTTTTCTCCTTTTTCAATTTTCCAATCATATAAATAAGGATCTGGATAAAAACTAATATTCAAAAACTCATCAGGAATTAATGTTTCATTTACCTTTAGATAATTTAAACAATTAAGAAATTTTCTATAATTCTCCATTCCTCCCGATCTCAGTAATCTAGAAATATTTAATGCAATATTTTTATCTATACTACTTATTTCACTTAAGGACACTTCCTGATCAACGGTACCAGATAGGATTACTAACTTCCTTTTTTTATTGACTGCTTGCCAATTTAAAAGTTGTTCAATTCCATAGTTCCATGTACCTTTATCGCCAAAAATTCTTAGTATGACAACTTTTGCATAATTAATTGTTTTTAATAAATAATTATCTATTTGAGCTGATGAATTTAAATTAGAAATTTCTAAAGCTCTTATATTATTTTTTAATGAAGCAAATTCTTTTTCTAACAATAATTTTGATATGAGATTTAAATCAGCTTTTACACTTGTTATAAAAATAAAATCTGCCGCTGGTTGCTCAATTAAATCATCATTATTCTTTTCATTTCCTGCTACATTTAATATCCTGTGCATTTTATATATAAATAAGGTTTAGAATAAGTAAGTAGGATAAAACAAGTTTACCTTAATTAAATAAATTGAATATGCATGAATTTCTTCCATACGCCTGGTTCGAAGGTAAATGTATTCCATTTAAAGAAGCAAAAATATCAATAGCTACTCATGCACTACATTATGGTACGGCTGCATTTGGAGGAATGCGAGCGATACCTAACCCTACAAATAAAGAAGAATTCCTTTTATTTAGAACTGATAAACACATAAAAAGATTATCTC from Prochlorococcus marinus XMU1402 includes the following:
- the hemJ gene encoding protoporphyrinogen oxidase HemJ — encoded protein: MAAEAYLWFKSLHIIGVIVWFAGLFYLVRLFIYHEESKNMDNELKIAFNKQYTLMEKRLANIITTPGMILALSMAICMVIMQPSWLSEKWLQIKISFVLGLVIYHSYCYKIMYSLQNGTSTISAKNLRLLNELPTLLLFIIVLLVIFKNNFPTSIATWSVVGLIIFMLASIQLYAKIRKKNENSLSNE
- the cobN gene encoding cobaltochelatase subunit CobN; this encodes MHRILNVAGNEKNNDDLIEQPAADFIFITSVKADLNLISKLLLEKEFASLKNNIRALEISNLNSSAQIDNYLLKTINYAKVVILRIFGDKGTWNYGIEQLLNWQAVNKKRKLVILSGTVDQEVSLSEISSIDKNIALNISRLLRSGGMENYRKFLNCLNYLKVNETLIPDEFLNISFYPDPYLYDWKIEKGEKIGIISYKSLFLANEIEVNEKLNLQLRRCGLSPKTLFISTLKDHIIQKKLIEIFKKEDIKLIITTTSFSSSQIKNNELIENSTNIFTSLKIPILQLLSSNRSRKNWLNSSIGMNSSDLLMQIIIPEFDGRITTCPSAFKEIISKKNTLYSEITSYKADQVGIKWISKFATNYVKLQQLNNFEKKICLIISNYPVKNGRIGNGVGLNTPSSIINILNWLKEEGYDLGSCNYPQDSSVLMSILIKTRTNDIESQNNKPLDYLPLSEYLKYWNYLELEPKNIIVNRWGKPSEAIDLDNEGFSINGIRFGKITLLIQPQRGYDSFTDRDIHSPDLPPPHRYLAQYFWIEKVFNANAICHIGKHGTVEWLPGKSIGLSNKCFPNIICPAIPNIYPFIVNDPGEGSQAKRRTAATIIDHLTPPLDRSELYGKYSILENYLDEYFEAKLLNSNRIEIIEKSIFELIKKDFNEITLNNKNNQIEEIDSFLCKIKESQIRTGLHIFGNRQNDINEINLFLCVARVPNANRIGIVQYIAKHLKLDLDPWTNIYDQKLSEKDKKILLTFSNKNILNFRMAIDFLEQQAKYLIYLFFYKKNINIKNLEKYKNQKIIDYFFNEKKHNKYFLLLKKEILYPIINSSYNEKLSFINSLNGQYVKSGPSGAPTRGKTEALPTGKNFFSVDSRGLPTESAWSVGCQSASQILDLYKQDNGEDLKNIAISVWATSTMRNGGEDICQILYLLGVQPIWDGPSRRVVDLEIIPLSVLERPRVDVTLRISGMFRDAFPQLVKLTSKAINLVSNLNEDDKFNPLAGASRDGDSINRIFGSAPGSYGAGLQELISNSNWENIDDFGESFLNWSKWIYSDNLEPIEDKKSLENALKNVQLVVHNQDNKEHDILDSDDYYQFQGGLSSAVKKLSGKFPEMYHGDLSKFGLSKISKLQDEINKVVISRILNPKWINGMKDNGYKGAFEFSATLDYLYAFDASTEVVSDWCYDEVYKSWLCDLDLRNFFLENNPWALRDIAQRFLEIVNRKMWNNSSSDVIENLKNIIINTDSIIEKNEF
- a CDS encoding PHP domain-containing protein, with product MNREDLVKLTSNINKNSCPNNINFHCHTKFSDGSLEPYELLDQAYKNNLKFLSITDHHTIKAHEYIKKNNILKNYPKDSFTLISGIEINCLILGCLVHVIGLGIDIKSKYLNPYILGESPIGNDLNIKSVIKSINLAGGLSFLAHPARYRIPFYKLIPEAKIQGIDGIEVWYDYELNEVWNPSLFVCSEIDKLADKYSMLKTCGTDSHGLSLLGR
- a CDS encoding flavin reductase family protein, encoding MTLNLEAKKILLRKIPHGLFICGVRDEDKNEVNGFTASWVTQGSFTPPLVVMAVRAEGSSHEIIKSTNKFSLNVLKSDQKDLAAVFFKPQKALGGRFESVEFNLGELGLPILVDSVGGVECNVVGSVMHGDHTVFVGEVQSAYLNNDVDSLNLSSTGWNYGG
- the uvrC gene encoding excinuclease ABC subunit UvrC — protein: MSNSSIEKINNKYNFKIEYKLINNKELLKSRLSEIPKSSGCYLFKDIDNNLLYIGKSKKLRSRVSSYFNNYSDLTPRLSLMVRQITEIEIIVTDSEYEALNLESNLIKTNKPYFNILLKDDKKYPYLCITWSEKYPRIFITRRRRNRNNLDRYYGPYVDVGLLRRTLFTIKKIFPLRQRPRPVYKDRTCLNYSIGRCPGVCQEVISSDDYKKIMKQVSMIFQGRNDDLEIFLQQKMLQFSNDLDYENAAKIRDQISGLKLLTESQKISIPDSSINRDIFGIVSEKNVASIQIFQMRSGKLIGRIGYSQKLNNEDENLILQKILEEHYMNVEPVEIPSEILIQYNLPKQATIEDWLTELRKKKVKILIPKRNKKHETVEMVLKNAKLELDRILNGIQDNESSIEDLAQILELSEQPKRIEGYDISHIQGSDPVASQVVFIDGVPSKQHYRKYKIKDPNVFIGHSDDFASIYEVIQRRFKKWSRFKESGGDFSILNDKTNSKLDNELLSDWPDLIMIDGGKGQLNAAIKALKELNLEEEVTICSLAKKNEEIFIPGFTKSLDTDENQKGVLLLRRVRDEAHRFALSFHRDKRSKRMNRSQLSQISGLGPSRIRELLEHFKSIDAIRIASKEDLSKVKGLGKNSVNDIYEYFNEL